A segment of the Desulfofundulus kuznetsovii DSM 6115 genome:
AAACGTGGTGCGGATCATGAGCGTCCACAGGGCCAAGGGCCTGGAATTTCCGGTAGTGGTGGTAACCGGCCTGGGCCGCCGGTTCAACCTGCGGGATCTTAGCGGCAACTTTCTTTTTCACCGCCGGTTGGGCTGCGGGCCTGTGGTGGTGGATCTGGAGAAGGGGGTGCGTTACCCCACCGTTCTCCACCGGGTGATCCGGCAGCGCCTGCGCCTGGAAACCCTGGCCGAAGAGATGCGCCTTTTATATGTGGCCCTGACCAGGGCCCGGGAGCGCCTGATCCTGGCCGCCGCCGTGCGCAATCTGGACCGGCAGGTGGAGGGCTGGCGGAGCCGGGTGGCGGCGGTGCCGCCGGAAGGGTCCCTGGGCGTCTCCCTGCAGGCGGGGGCCAGGTGTGCCCTGGACTGGCTGGGCCCGGCCCTGTGGAGCCATCCGGCCCTGGCCGGGTTTTCCCCGGGCGGGGAGCCGGCGGCGGCCGGGACAGGGTGCTGGCGGGTGCACCTGTGGCCGGCGGCGGCTCTCCAGGGGCTGTGGGCGGAAGCCGGTTCGGGCGCGAAAGAAGGGGGTCCCTCCTGGACCCGGTGGCTTGAGCGTCTGGAACCGCTGCCCGAGGACTGGCTCCGGCAGCAGGAGGAAAGCTGGCCGGGCGGCGGGGCTGAACTGGTGAGCCCCGGCGAACTGCGCCGGCGCCTGTTCTGGATCAGCCCCCACCGGGAGCTGGCCCGCCTGCCTTCCAAAGTCACGGTTACCGAATGGCGGCACCGGCACGAGGAGCTGGAGGAGTGGACCGGTGAGGAGGTGCCCGGGGAAATTTGGACGGAGAAGGTACCGGCTGAAAGGCTGGCACCACCCCCGGAGCAGGCGGTGACTTTGCAGGAATTCCCCCCCGGGTTTGACCTGCCCGCCTTTTACACGGGAGAGCACATGAGTGGAGCCGAACGGGGCCGGGTGGTGCACCTGGTAATGCAGAGCCTGGAGCTGGAAGATCTCCCGGATGAGGCGGGGGTGCGCCGGCACCTGGACCGGCTGGTGGAGCGGGAAATCCTGCGCCCGGAAGAACTGCAGCTGGTCCGCCCGGCGGAGATCGCCCGCTTCTGGCGGACTGACCTGGGGAGGCGGGTGCTGGCTGCCGCTAAAGATAACCGCCTCTGGCGGGAGGTGCCCTTTACCCTGGGCCTGGAGGTGCCGGAGCTTTACCCGGAGTTAAGCGATAAAGTGCCGCCGGGAGAGTTCATCCTCCTCCAGGGGGTCATCGACTGCCTGCTGGTGGAAGAAAACGGCCTGGTGATCATCGACTACAAGACTGACCGGTTGACGGAAGAAGGCCTGGGGGACGCGGTGCGCCGCTACCGCATTCAACTCGACCTCTACAGCCGGGCGGCGGTAAAAATCCTGGCCAGGCCGGTTCTGGAAAAGTACATCCACTTCTTCGCCCTCAACCGGGCGGTGGCGGTTTGAAGGGGGATTTAACTTGGACAAGGCCCTGCGCATATTACATACCTCGGACTGGCACCTGGGGAAAACCATCGGCGGCCACCGGCGCTGGGATGAGCAGGAGCAGTTTATCGAGGAGATTGCCCTTCTGGCCAGGGACGAGGGGGTGCACCTGGTTTTGCTGGCCGGGGACGTCTTCGACACCGAAAACCCCCCGGCCAGGGCCGAGGAACTGTACTTTGACGCCCTTTCCCGCCTGGCAGTGGACGGGCGACAGGTGGTGGTGATCGCGGGTAATCACGACCAGCCCGAGCGCCTGGCCGCCCCGGCTCCCCTGGCGGTGCGCCAGGGGGTGCACATCCTGGGACGCCCGGGGGACGTGTTGCCGCCGGGGCCGGGGGTGCTCGAGTCAGGTCCCTCCTACCTGGTGCTCGAGGGGCCCGGCTGGCCCTGCCCGGCGGTGATTCTGGCCCTGCCCTACCCTTCCGAGGCCCGGCTGGGTGAGTTGCTCACCCCCTCCCTGGAGGAAGCGGTGGAGCGCCAGGCGGCCTATTCCCGGCGGGTAGCGGCCTTCTTAAAGCAACTGGCCGGTTCCTGCCGCCCGGGGGCGGTAAACCTGGCCGTCAGTCACCTTTATATGTACGGCGGGCAGATCAGTGACTCCGAGCGCACCCTGTCCCTGGGTGGGGCCTACAGCGTGGACCCGGGTGCCTTTCCGCGCGAGGTACAGTACGTGGCCCTGGGGCACCTGCACCGGCCCCAGGAAGTGGTGGGTGCACCCGTCCCCTGCCGGTACAGCGGTTCGCCCCTGGCCTACAGCTTTTCCGAGGCCGGCCAGGCCAAGGGCGTCGTCCTGGTGGAGGCCTTCCCGGGCCGGCCGGTGCATTTCCGGGAAATAACCCTGAACTCCGGCCGGCCCCTGGTGCGCTGGCGGGCCACCGGGGGGTACGAGGAAGTACTGGCCTGGTGCCGGGCCGGGCGGGATGAGCGGGCCTGGATTGACCTGGAAGTCCACGCGGCAGCTCCCCTTACCCGGGAACAGGTGGAGCAGCTGCGGGAGATGCGGCCGGGGATCATCGACATCAGGACGGTCCTGCCGGAGCAGGAAGGGGAGGTTGCCGGAACCCCGGATGTGGGTGCTCTGCCCCTGGATGAGCTTTTTAAACTTTTTTACCGCCAGCAGACCGGGGGCGGCGAGCCGCCAACCGATCTGGTGCGTATTTTCCTGGAACTGTTGGAACCTGCGGCAGAGGAAAGGGGAGACGAAGTTGAGGCCGGTTGAGCTACGCCTGGCCGGGTTGCACAGTTACCGCCAGGAAGAGGTGGTGGATTTCGAGGCCCTGTGCGAGCAGGGGATCTTTGGCATTTTCGGACCCACCGGCAGCGGCAAGTCCTCCATCCTGGATGCGGTTACCCTGGCCCTGTTTGGAGAGGTGAAGCGGGCCAGCCGGGGCAGGGAGGGAATCATCAACCAGCAGAGCGAGCAGGCCCGGGTAGCCTTCACCTTTGAAGTGGGCCGGGGGGAGGAGCGGTGCCGCTACCGGGTGGAGCGGGTGCTGCGCAAAAGCGGCGATTTTGGCGCTCATACCCGGGAGTGCCGGCTGGTGCGTATTGACCCGGATGGGGAAAGGGTACTGGCGGATGGAGCCGACCAGGTGAAAACAGAGGTTCAAAGGCTGCTGGGGCTCACCGCGGACGATTTCACCCGGGCGGTGGTCCTGCCCCAGGGCCGCTTTGCCGAGTTTCTGGCCCTGCGGCCGGCCGACCGGAATCAAATGCTGGAGCGCATTTTTGAACTCGACCGGTTCGGCGAGCAGTTAAAGAAACGGGTTAGCGATGCCGGGGCTAAAGTGCAGGCAGGCCTGGACAGGATAGAGGCGGAGCAAAAGGGTCTGGGCGACTGTTCACCCCAGGCTTTAGAGAGGGCCCGTCAGGCCCTGGAAAAGAACCGGGCGGCCCGCCGGGAAGCGGAACAAAACCTGCAGGCAATCCGCAGGCGCCTGGAGGAGGCCCGCGAGATCCGCCAGGCTCAGGAGCAGCGGGTCAACCTGCGGCGCCGGCTGCAGGAACTCCAGGCGGCGGAAACGCAGGTGCGCTGGGCCGAGGAACGCCTGGAACGGGCGGCCCGGGCCGAAACCCTGCGCGGGTTGCTGGAAGAGTACGGGCGCCTGGAAGAAGATCTGGAAAGACGCCGGGAGGGGCTGCGCTCTTTGCAGGAGGAACTGGCACGGCGGGAGGAGGCTGCCCGGGTGGCGGCGGAGGAGGCCGCCCGGGTGCGGCAGCAGTGGGATGAAAAGGGACCGGTTCTTTTAAAGCAGCAGGTGTGGCTGGAACAGGCCCGGGAGCAGGAAAAGGAGCTGGACACCTGGCTTGCCCAGCAGGGTAGGGAACGGGAACAGCTGGAAGAATGGGAACGGGCCGCTCAGGTTCTGGAAAGACAACAGGCAGAACTCTCTTCCCAGCTTGATGAAGGGGAGCGGCATCTGGCAGAGCTTTACAGGCTGCGGGAGCAGCTTCAGGTTGCGCCGGAGGAGGCGGAGCAGGCCCGGTCCGCCCTGGATCTGTACCGCGAGCTGTCCCGGCTGGGCCAGGAAATAAAAAAGATGGAAGGGGAGCGGGATGAGGCGGGCCGTGAACTTGCCGAGCTGCAGCATCAGGAGACGGAACTGGCCCGGCAGGTGCAGGAACTGGAATGGGAGCTGAAGCGGTACGAAGAGGGTTTGGAGCACCTGCAGGGAAACCCGCCCGTACCGGATGGATACCTGGAAAAACGGGCCGGTGAAATACAGGACCTCAGGCACCGGGTCCAGGCGCTCCAGGAACTGGCCGCCCGGTACAACAGGCTCCAGGGGGAGCACCGGCAGGCCGGGGAGCAGCGGCAATCGCTCGAGCGCCAGCGGGAAGCCTGGAGGCAGAAGGCGGCAATCCTGCAGCAGGCCCTGGATGAGGCAGGTAAGGCCCTGGAACGGGCCCGGCGGGAACTGGAGGAAGCCCGCTGCCGGAATATGGCCGCCGCCCTGGCCCGGACGCTGGAGGTGGGGCGGGCCTGCCCGGTCTGCGGTTCGCCCCATCACCCCTCGCCCGCCTCCCCTGCGGGGACGGAACTCACCCCCTATGAGAAGGCGGTGGAAGCCGCAGAAGAGGAGCAGGCGCGGCGGCGGGATGAATGGCAGGAGTGTGAAAAGAAAATCGTCCAGCTGGAAACGGAGATTGCGGCCTTAAAGCTCCGGGAGGAGCAGCTGGCGGGAGAACAGGAGCAGGTTGGGGCGGAGGGCAAGCGTTTGCGGGGCGAACTGCCGGCGGAATGGCAGGGGGTACCGGTACAGGATCTCCCCGCCCTGCTGCAAAGGGCGGAGCAGGCATATCAGGAGCAGCAGCGGGCCTGGCGCGACTGGCAGCAGCACTTAAAAGAAGCCCTGGACCGGAAAGAGGAACTGCGCCGCCGGCTGGATGAACAGAGGCCCGCCCTTGCCCGCCTGCAGTCCGACCGGGCGGGCCTGGCCCGGCAAATCGATGTCCTCTGCCGGCACCTGGGGGAAAAAGGGGCGGAGCAGCAGGCGGTCGGGGAAAAACTCCGGCAGCTTCTGGAGGTGCTGGGCCTGGCGGACCCGGACCAGGTTCCGGGGTACTGGGATGCTTTAAGGGAAAAGCAGCAAAAGCACCGGCGCTGCCAGGACGAGATAGCAGGGCTGGAGGCGGAGTTGAAAGATCTGGCCGGGCGGCTTCAGCAGCTCAAAGATGACCTGCGGGACCTGGTGATTCAAAAGGGTGCCCTGAAAGCCACCCTGGCGGGCAGGGCAGAACAGATCCGGCGGCTCCAGGCGGAGTTGCACCAGCTTACCGGCGGTTTGCGGGTGCAGGAGGCCCTGGAGCAGGTGCGGGAAGAGCTGTCCTTGCTGCAGGGGGCGGTGGCCCGGGCGGAGGAAGAAAGCCAGAAGGCGGCTGAGGCCTTCCAGCGGGTCCGGCTGGAACTGAAGGGCGAAGAACAGACCTGTGCCGCCCTGCAGGAGCGGCTGGAGGACCTGTGCCGGCGTCTGGAGCGGTCGGCCCGGGAGAACCATTTCGCCGGTCCCGCCGAGGCTAAAGACGCCCTGCTGGACCCGCAGGAGCGGGAGGAATTAACCGATCAGGTGAAGAAACACCGCCAGGAGGAGCAGGTGCTGCTGAAAGGGCTGCAGGAAGTGGAGGCCCGCCTGAAAGGCATGCGCCTGGACGAGGGAGACTGGCTGCGGCTGCAGGAAGAATTACACGCCGCAGAAGAAGCCCTGGGTCTGGCCCAGCAGCAGGAGGGGGCGGCGGGGGTGCTGCTGCAAAGGCTAATGGAAAACCAGCAGCGGTGGGCCGTCCTGGAGGAGGAGCGGCGGCAGCTGGCCCGGCGTTCCGGGCTCCTGCGGGAGCTGGAGGGATTGCTGCGGGGCAGGGCGCTGGTGGAGTTTCTGGCCCGCCGGCGGCTGGAGAACCTGGTTGCCCTGGCCACGGAGCGGCTGGGCCGGCTCACCGGCTACCGTTACGCCCTGGAGCTGGACGGGCAGGGGGGGTTCATTCTCCGGGATGAGGGTAACGGCGGCCTTAAACGGCCTGTTTCCACCCTTTCCGGCGGGGAAACCTTCCTGGTTTCCCTGGCCCTGGCCCTGGCCCTGTCGGACCAGATTCAGCGGCGGGGCCGGGCTCCCCTGGAGTTCTTTTTCCTGGATGAGGGTTTCGGTTCCCTGGACGAGCAGTGCCTGGAGGCGGTGATGGATACCCTGGAGCGCCTGCCCCTGGAACGGGTGGCCATCGGATTGATCAGCCACCTGCCCCAGTTGAAAAGCCGCCTGCCCCGCCGCCTGGTGGTTGAACCGGCCCGGCCCGGGGGCCCGGGCAGCCGGGTCCGCCTGGAACTGGGGTAAGTTCAGACTGATTGTCCGCTACGTGCTGGTCAAGCGGCGGCAAGTAAAATAAGGACGGCTTGCATCATTTTAAAAAGCTGTCTTTTTGGGGGCGCCCGGATAATCAATGTCAAACTCGGCAGATGCAGATCAACAATTGTTATACGACCTGCACGAAAATCCACCGGCCAGGCGGGCCGTGGTATATGCCCTGCAGTGGCTGATCTTTACCCTGGCCAACATGGCGGTAGTGCCCCTGGTGGTAGGCCGGGCGCTGGGGTTGGACCAGCCGGGCATTGCGGCTCTGGCCCAGCGTACACTGTTTTTCTCCGGCCTGGCTTCCCTTTTGCAAGTGCTCTTCGGCCACCGGCTGCCGATTATGGAAGGGCCATCGGGTATGTGGTGGGGTGTGTTCATCACCCTGGCCGCCCTGGCTCCGGGGCTCGAAAAACCGCTGGCGGTATTGCGCAGCGACCTGGAATTGGGAGTGCTGGTGGCCGGTGTGGTGCTGGTGCTGGTAGGTTCCAGCCGCCTGGTAGGCAGCGCATTGAGCTTGTTCACCCCGGCGGTGACCGGTTCGGTGCTGATTTTGCTGGGACTGCAGCTCAGCGGTACCTTTGTGCGGGGTATGCTGGGCGCGGGCATGGATGGGGGCGGGGCAAATCCCCGGGCGGTCCTGCTTTCCGTGCTGGTGGTGGCGGTGGTTCTCTGGGCCAGCCTGAAAGGGAGGCCCTTTACCCGCAGCGTGGCGGTGCTCATCGGTATCGGGGCGGGCTGGCTGGCAGCCCTCCCCCTGGGCCTGGCTCCCGGGGTGCCCTGGTCGGTTTCCGGCGTCTTTGAGCTACCCCGGCTTTTTGCCTGGGGTACTCCTACCTTTGATGCCGGCATTGTAATCACTTCGGTCATGACCGGCCTTCTGGTTTTGAGCAACCTGGTGGCCAGCATCCTGGCCATGGAAAAAACCACCGGGCAAAAGGTGCCCCGGCAGGCCTATAACCGGGGGGTGGCCCTGACCGGGGTGGCCGACATTATGGCCGGGATGGGGGCTACCGTGGGGTTTGTGCCCTTTTCGGCCGGGGCCGCCCTGGTGGGCATGACCCGGGTGGCATCCCGGATGCCCTTTATTTTGTTTGCCATCATTATGGCCATTTTGGGTCTAATCCCCCCCGTGGGAGCCTTTTTGTCTTCCATTCCCATTCCCGTGGGTTATTCAGTCTTGCTGGTTTCTTTCTGCCGGATGATAGGGTTTGGTTTGCGGGATTACCTCCGTTTGCAACTGGATAACCGCGATTTCTATATTATTGGCATCACCTTGCTCTTTGGAACGGGAGCCATGATGTTGCCTCCCGAAGCGCTGGCCGGCATGCCGGCCCTGGCCCGGTACCTTCTGGGCAACGGTTTTTTAACCGGCATGTTGCTCTGTATCTTGTTGGAACATGTTTTTCTACCGGCAAAGTTTTTTACCGCTGAACCCGGCCCCAACGGGAAAAAAGATTCTGGAATGGACAGATGAAGTGCCGGAAAATTTTTATTGGCCGGCAGGATTTCAACCCGGCCTGCAGAATACTACATAAAGTAACGGCTTTTTGAAAAATGGGCATCAAGGAGGTGCCCGTTACAGCCAGCCCAAAAGGACAACGACATTACGGTACAATGGTGACCACGGAGGTCTCTTCCAGGGGAAGGCCGGCGTGGTCATTTTTGTTCCCCTGGTGATTATAAGACTGCGAAAGGTTGAAATTATCGAAACAGGAGGAGGCGGTCTAATGCATATTCCCGACGGATTTTTGGACCCCAAGATCTGGGTGGGGGCCAGTGCGCTTAGCGCCGGTGCTTTGGCTGCGGCGGTTTCGAACACCAGGAAAGTGCTGGAGGACCGGCAGGTGCCGGCCCTGGGTGTGATGGCGGCCTTTATCTTTGCCGCCCAGATGATTAATTTCCCGGTGGCCGGCGGCACCTCGGGCCACCTTTTGGGAGGAGCCCTGGCGGCAGTTCTGCTGGGCCCCTGGAGTGCCGGCTTGATTTTGACCACGGTACTGGTTATTCAAATGCTTTTCTTTTATGACGGCGGCCTGACCGCCCTGGGGGCGAACGTATTGAATATGGCGGTAATCGCCCCGTGGGTGGCTTATGGTACTTACCGGCTACTGGGCGGCCTGTTCAAGGGTAATGCCGGCCGCACTGCAGCTACCTTCCTGGCGGCCTGGCTGTCGGTAATGGCTGCGGCACTGGCATGCAGCCTGGAAATTGCCTTCTCCGGTACTGTACCCCTGGCAGTGGTCCTGCCGGCCATGCTGGGGTGGCACGCCCTGATCGGTATCGGCGAGGGTCTGATTACCGTGGTGGTGGTTTCCTTTGTTTCCCGGTTGTGGGGGCTGGAGCAGCCCGGGCAGAAGAGTTATGCGGGAGGTGAGCAGTTATGAACAGGAAGAATTTAATCTGGGGTCTTCTGGTTGCCCTGGCCATTGCCGCCTTTCTTTCGCCCTTTGCCTCTCCCAGCCCGGACGGGTTGGAGCGGGTGGCCGAGGACAAAGGATTCCTGCACCTGGCCGAGGGGAAAGAACTGATCCACGCCCTAATGCCCGACTACGTTTTTCCCGGCATTGCCAGCGAGGGCCTGGCCACTTCCCTGGCCGGCCTGGTGGGTACACTCCTGGTATTTGCGGCCATGTATCTTCTGAGCCGGGTTTTTGTCCGGCCGAAGGGAAATGCCGGGAAGGGGCATTCCTAGACGCCCGCAGGACCTTATTTCACCGCCGCTGGCTGGAATAAAAATACTTGAACAGAAGGGGTTGTTGACGGTATAATTAGTTAAACGGGGTCAAGGAGATCCCATGTTTTTCAAATTATGAACTTTTTTAAAATCACATAAGATAAAGAAAGGCCATGGAGGCAACAGCCTGCCCGTAAAGACAGGCGTGTTGCCACATGGTCTTTTTCTGTGAGGAAGTGTTGACGTGTCACAGGTGATGGACCATTTTCTTCAACCCGGCGGGCACTCCGGGTCGTTCATGCACAGGCTGGATCCCCGGGTCAAGGTGGTGGCGGTGGCAGGCTTTGTTGCCCTGTCGACCATGCTTACCTCCCGGACAGCTCTGGTTCTGGCGGTGGGCTTTCTGCTGGTGCTTACGGCAGCGGCCCGTCTGCACCTGCGTCAACTGGTCAGTCGCCTGTTGTGGTTGCTACCCTTTGCCGGCGTAATGATTCTCCTGTTCCCCTTCATCATCCCGGGTGAGCCTTTCTGGCGCTGGGAGTGGGGAATACTAACCTTAACCGCTACCCGGGAAGGGTGGCAGCACGCCCTTATGCTTTTCCTGCGGGTTTTTGCTGCAGTTTTGGCCGTAAATTTCCTGATGGCCACAACCGGCCTGCGCCGTGTGCTGGAAGCGCTGTCCTTCTTTCGAGTACCGGCTGTGTTTATCCAGTTGATAGAGTTTACCATCCGCTATATCTACGTGGTGGGTGATGAGCTGCGGCGGATGAATACGGCCCGCGCGGCCCGGGGGTTTGTGCCGGGCAGGCATCTTTTCCACCTGCATACCTTTCGCACCCTGGGGCAGACGGTAGCCGTCCTGTTTGTGCGCTCCTGGGAGCGGGGGGAGCGGATATACCACGCTATGCTGGCCCGGGGATATTCCGGGGAGAACCGCAAAAGGGCCCTTCCTCCTCCGGGAGGATGGGATCTGGCCTGGGGGGCTTTCATCCTGTCCGTGGCCGTGGGGTTGCGCCTTTTTGAACTGGGGGGACAGATTTGGCTGATGTCATTGAAGTAGAGAAGCCTAATGCCACATATTCACAACTTGGCTGGGTTATACAGAGTGCAGTCTTTCTTTGATCCAGGTGGTTACCAGGTCGTTTAACCGGACACCTTTCTTTTGGGCTAGTAGGCGCAGGCGCTTTAGATCTTCTTTTTCCAGGTCAATTGATATTACCAGGTTGTTTCGTTTGACAAACTGGATTTCGTCGGCCTCTTCAAGGTCGTCGGTAAAATCCGCCAAAGAGTGAGTTTCCCAGAATTCCCGGGCTTCTTCTATTGTTTTAAAGTCGGGGATTTTGTTTTTCGGGGTCAGGGTCATTTTCCCAACTCTCCTTTGGTAGTATTTCCTTTCGGCCTGATCCATATCCCGAGCGGTAACAACCATCGCCCGGCCATGTTTGAATCGAATAAATACGATGAAGAGGTATCGCCCGGATTCAGTCCGGCCCAGGGCATAGTAAAGGGGATTTCTTCCTTTTCAGCCATCGAGATCACCCTCTCTTCGCGTAAGGTGTAGCCAGTTTTTCCAGGTTAAGAGGCAACCGTCTCACCCGCTTCCAGTTGACGAATCAGGTCTTGTAGCGCTTCGGTATGCCTGGACAGCTCCTCCCACAGAATTACGTCTTCCCAGGCCGGGTGTTCAGGGATGCCGCCTTTTTTAATCTGGTCTTCCAGTTCCAGGTACCCTGAAACGCCGTATTTCTTTTTGAGGTTGCAGGTGATACCCAGATTCTCTTCAACTTTGGAAACCAGGAACTTTTTCAGCCCCTCTCCCAAAATAACTTCTGCAGGTATGCCGAGGAGGCTTTCAGCTTCTTTGACTACCCGCTCCAACACGGCAATGTTCACCCTCCAGATCAATTCGTATACGAAGCAACCTGTAGATATCCCGTCGAGATGTTTCCTTCAGGTCGGAGTCAAAGTAAAACCTGGGGTAAATGGACAGTTAAATTTCCCTTTTCATTGTGTTATTGAGAATCTACAGTAGGGTTCCCAAGGAGATAGTAGCGGAAGTTCAGGCTAAAATTCATATGTCGATTTTTTTTGAAACGGCTGGTTGGAAGCAAACCCGCGTGGATTATCACGCGTTTTTTTTTATTTTTAGGGAAGACTGTTAAAATTGCGGAAAATAAGTTATAATCAACTAAAGGGTCGGTGATGATATTGCAGGAATATGACATTATCATCAAAGCTCTGGTTGAACGGTACTCATCCCACTTTGTCCAGTTGGTGCGTGGCGTGCCCGCTGACAGAGTCGAGCGATTGGAAAAA
Coding sequences within it:
- the cbiQ gene encoding cobalt ECF transporter T component CbiQ; its protein translation is MSQVMDHFLQPGGHSGSFMHRLDPRVKVVAVAGFVALSTMLTSRTALVLAVGFLLVLTAAARLHLRQLVSRLLWLLPFAGVMILLFPFIIPGEPFWRWEWGILTLTATREGWQHALMLFLRVFAAVLAVNFLMATTGLRRVLEALSFFRVPAVFIQLIEFTIRYIYVVGDELRRMNTARAARGFVPGRHLFHLHTFRTLGQTVAVLFVRSWERGERIYHAMLARGYSGENRKRALPPPGGWDLAWGAFILSVAVGLRLFELGGQIWLMSLK
- a CDS encoding exonuclease SbcCD subunit D, which translates into the protein MDKALRILHTSDWHLGKTIGGHRRWDEQEQFIEEIALLARDEGVHLVLLAGDVFDTENPPARAEELYFDALSRLAVDGRQVVVIAGNHDQPERLAAPAPLAVRQGVHILGRPGDVLPPGPGVLESGPSYLVLEGPGWPCPAVILALPYPSEARLGELLTPSLEEAVERQAAYSRRVAAFLKQLAGSCRPGAVNLAVSHLYMYGGQISDSERTLSLGGAYSVDPGAFPREVQYVALGHLHRPQEVVGAPVPCRYSGSPLAYSFSEAGQAKGVVLVEAFPGRPVHFREITLNSGRPLVRWRATGGYEEVLAWCRAGRDERAWIDLEVHAAAPLTREQVEQLREMRPGIIDIRTVLPEQEGEVAGTPDVGALPLDELFKLFYRQQTGGGEPPTDLVRIFLELLEPAAEERGDEVEAG
- a CDS encoding PDGLE domain-containing protein encodes the protein MNRKNLIWGLLVALAIAAFLSPFASPSPDGLERVAEDKGFLHLAEGKELIHALMPDYVFPGIASEGLATSLAGLVGTLLVFAAMYLLSRVFVRPKGNAGKGHS
- a CDS encoding energy-coupling factor ABC transporter permease, which encodes MHIPDGFLDPKIWVGASALSAGALAAAVSNTRKVLEDRQVPALGVMAAFIFAAQMINFPVAGGTSGHLLGGALAAVLLGPWSAGLILTTVLVIQMLFFYDGGLTALGANVLNMAVIAPWVAYGTYRLLGGLFKGNAGRTAATFLAAWLSVMAAALACSLEIAFSGTVPLAVVLPAMLGWHALIGIGEGLITVVVVSFVSRLWGLEQPGQKSYAGGEQL
- a CDS encoding uracil-xanthine permease family protein, which produces MSNSADADQQLLYDLHENPPARRAVVYALQWLIFTLANMAVVPLVVGRALGLDQPGIAALAQRTLFFSGLASLLQVLFGHRLPIMEGPSGMWWGVFITLAALAPGLEKPLAVLRSDLELGVLVAGVVLVLVGSSRLVGSALSLFTPAVTGSVLILLGLQLSGTFVRGMLGAGMDGGGANPRAVLLSVLVVAVVLWASLKGRPFTRSVAVLIGIGAGWLAALPLGLAPGVPWSVSGVFELPRLFAWGTPTFDAGIVITSVMTGLLVLSNLVASILAMEKTTGQKVPRQAYNRGVALTGVADIMAGMGATVGFVPFSAGAALVGMTRVASRMPFILFAIIMAILGLIPPVGAFLSSIPIPVGYSVLLVSFCRMIGFGLRDYLRLQLDNRDFYIIGITLLFGTGAMMLPPEALAGMPALARYLLGNGFLTGMLLCILLEHVFLPAKFFTAEPGPNGKKDSGMDR
- a CDS encoding AAA family ATPase — its product is MRPVELRLAGLHSYRQEEVVDFEALCEQGIFGIFGPTGSGKSSILDAVTLALFGEVKRASRGREGIINQQSEQARVAFTFEVGRGEERCRYRVERVLRKSGDFGAHTRECRLVRIDPDGERVLADGADQVKTEVQRLLGLTADDFTRAVVLPQGRFAEFLALRPADRNQMLERIFELDRFGEQLKKRVSDAGAKVQAGLDRIEAEQKGLGDCSPQALERARQALEKNRAARREAEQNLQAIRRRLEEAREIRQAQEQRVNLRRRLQELQAAETQVRWAEERLERAARAETLRGLLEEYGRLEEDLERRREGLRSLQEELARREEAARVAAEEAARVRQQWDEKGPVLLKQQVWLEQAREQEKELDTWLAQQGREREQLEEWERAAQVLERQQAELSSQLDEGERHLAELYRLREQLQVAPEEAEQARSALDLYRELSRLGQEIKKMEGERDEAGRELAELQHQETELARQVQELEWELKRYEEGLEHLQGNPPVPDGYLEKRAGEIQDLRHRVQALQELAARYNRLQGEHRQAGEQRQSLERQREAWRQKAAILQQALDEAGKALERARRELEEARCRNMAAALARTLEVGRACPVCGSPHHPSPASPAGTELTPYEKAVEAAEEEQARRRDEWQECEKKIVQLETEIAALKLREEQLAGEQEQVGAEGKRLRGELPAEWQGVPVQDLPALLQRAEQAYQEQQRAWRDWQQHLKEALDRKEELRRRLDEQRPALARLQSDRAGLARQIDVLCRHLGEKGAEQQAVGEKLRQLLEVLGLADPDQVPGYWDALREKQQKHRRCQDEIAGLEAELKDLAGRLQQLKDDLRDLVIQKGALKATLAGRAEQIRRLQAELHQLTGGLRVQEALEQVREELSLLQGAVARAEEESQKAAEAFQRVRLELKGEEQTCAALQERLEDLCRRLERSARENHFAGPAEAKDALLDPQEREELTDQVKKHRQEEQVLLKGLQEVEARLKGMRLDEGDWLRLQEELHAAEEALGLAQQQEGAAGVLLQRLMENQQRWAVLEEERRQLARRSGLLRELEGLLRGRALVEFLARRRLENLVALATERLGRLTGYRYALELDGQGGFILRDEGNGGLKRPVSTLSGGETFLVSLALALALSDQIQRRGRAPLEFFFLDEGFGSLDEQCLEAVMDTLERLPLERVAIGLISHLPQLKSRLPRRLVVEPARPGGPGSRVRLELG
- a CDS encoding CopG family antitoxin yields the protein MTLTPKNKIPDFKTIEEAREFWETHSLADFTDDLEEADEIQFVKRNNLVISIDLEKEDLKRLRLLAQKKGVRLNDLVTTWIKERLHSV